A genomic region of Columba livia isolate bColLiv1 breed racing homer chromosome 12, bColLiv1.pat.W.v2, whole genome shotgun sequence contains the following coding sequences:
- the AGTR2 gene encoding type-2 angiotensin II receptor has protein sequence MQKNYSLVTTTGETLQVLYTALTNSSAALHSASPCPLTSSNYEFSLIPALFSVVFALGLVGNSVVVVVLCRHRGPKTVANIYIFNLALADLLCLATLPFWATYYAQRYNWLFGSLMCKISSSVLCLNMFASIFFITCMSMDRYHAIVHPIRSQRRTPQQARFIALVVWGLASLSSLPTFYFRDTDYIESLGVNACIMAFPHDSYAKWSVATAFLKNALGFFIPLTVITTCYIWIRRHLLKAQKFGKNKQKRDKVLKLVAAVVVAFLISWLPFHILTFLDALAHMNIINNCEMTEIIDTALPFGICMAFTNSCINPLLYCFIGNQFQEKLHHLFKRRVYQFNSHRESSSLRKGSCFKDAEIPVGREVGPEPFL, from the coding sequence ATGCAGAAAAACTACTCCCTGGTCACCACCACCGGAGAAACTCTCCAAGTCCTTTATACAGCACTGACAAACTCATCGGCTGCATTGCACTCAGCCTCTCCCTGCCCACTTACTTCTTCAAATTATGAGTTTTCACTAATTCCAGCACTCTTCTCTGTGGTTTTTGCTCTGGGGTTGGTTGGCAACAGCGTGGTGGTTGTGGTGCTTTGTCGTCACAGGGGCCCCAAAACAGTGGCTAATATCTACATTTTCAACCTGGCCTTGGCTGATTTGCTGTGCCTCGCCACCCTTCCCTTCTGGGCTACCTACTATGCGCAGAGGTACAACTGGCTCTTTGGGTCTCTCATGTGCAAAATCTCCAGTTCTGTCCTGTGCTTGAACATGTTTGCGagtatatttttcattacatgTATGAGCATGGACCGGTACCACGCTATTGTTCATCCTATTCGTTCTCAAAGAAGAACTCCACAACAAGCTCGTTTTATAGCATTGGTTGTGTGGGGCCTTGCCTCTTTGTCCTCCCTTCCAACATTTTATTTCCGTGACACTGACTACATTGAAAGCTTGGGTGTCAATGCTTGCATTATGGCCTTTCCTCATGACAGTTATGCAAAATGGTCTGTGGCAACAGCCTTCCTGAAAAATGCACTTGGCTTCTTCATCCCCTTGACAGTGATCACCACGTGCTACATCTGGATCAGGAGGCACTTGCTCAAAGCACAGAAGTTTgggaaaaacaagcagaagaGGGACAAAGTCCTAAAGCTGGTGGCTGCTGTTGTTGTGGCCTTCTTAATTTCCTGGCTCCCATTCCACATTTTAACGTTTTTGGATGCCTTGGCTCATATGAACATCATTAACAACTGTGAAATGACAGAGATCATCGACACAGCACTGCCGTTTGGCATCTGCATGGCATTTACCAACAGCTGCATCAATCCTTTGCTGTACTGCTTTATTGGGAACCAGTTCCAGGAGAAGCTCCATCACTTATTTAAGCGAAGAGTTTATCAGTTCAACAGCCATCGAGAGAGCTCTTCTTTGAGGAAAGGGAGCTGTTTCAAAGATGCTGAGATCCCTGTGGGCAGGGAAGTGGGGCCTGAGCCCTTCCTGTAG